The following nucleotide sequence is from Cicer arietinum cultivar CDC Frontier isolate Library 1 chromosome 2, Cicar.CDCFrontier_v2.0, whole genome shotgun sequence.
GATTATTGATGGCAGGGATATACTCAATAAATGTGGATTATTGTCAACAAAAGGTGACTGTATGGGGAATTTGTAACAAATATGATGTGCTACAAAATGTAAGAAGCAAGAGAAACGAGGCTTGTTTTTGGAACCAAGAAGAAAATGTTGTATTAGAGGATTCACAAGCACCTTCATATTCACCAATTTCATTACCAACTTTTCCTCACAAAGTTTTTAAGCCTTCTTTA
It contains:
- the LOC101514092 gene encoding heavy metal-associated isoprenylated plant protein 28; its protein translation is MANMQIVPAYNKNNIVEAQYVEMMVPLYSYGCERKIKKTLSTLKGIYSINVDYCQQKVTVWGICNKYDVLQNVRSKRNEACFWNQEENVVLEDSQAPSYSPISLPTFPHKVFKPSLSLTKVRSLSLKAWKKVFTRSYSF